The sequence below is a genomic window from Cobetia sp. cqz5-12.
AGACAATTCAATGAGTTGCAGACGAACAAGTCGCGCAACACTCTCACACAAGTGAGCCGAATTCCGCCGGCGCTGGCAGTTTATGAGGGAGCTGTGCGGATTTCCGCCCACCAACGACAAGGCCCCTGTGCGGGAATCCGCACAGGGGCCTTGTCTGTTAGCACCGATCATTGTCGACCGAGCGTCTTCCTCAGCTGTCACACCACCTGCCAGAACATTCTCAGGGACGGTACTCAGGGACGGTGCTCAAGGACTGTGTTCAGGGACGATGCTTGGTCATCAGCTCGCTGAGCTTGTGGCTGATGCGCTGATCGGTTGCCTGCTCTTCTCGCGCCTTCTGCTGGCGCGTCAGCTCATCAAGCTGCTGACGAGCATGACGTGCCTCATCTTCCGTCACGGCACCCACCGACTGACCCGAGAGGTCCACGCGTTGCGTGCCCGCCCGTACCGCCTTCAGATATCGCGGTAGATGGACATAACCCGCCAGCGCGCGCCGCACCAGCTTGTCATCCCAGGGCTCGTTTTCCAGCAGCTCGATATGGATGCCGATCTTCAACGGCCGGGTGTGACCCTTGAAGAAGGTATCCGGGTAGCGCTTGTACCACTGCTTGAGCAGCGCATGGGGAGATGGCGCCGCCTCAGGCTGAGAAGCCTGCTGTGCTTGCGGGGCCACGCCCTGATCGGCCTCACTCGGCTGATGCGCTTCCGGCTCCTGCGGTACCTGAGCTTGCGGCGTCTGAGCCCCGGACGAGTCGGCAGCCGACGCTGACTGGGTGGCAGCTACCGGCTGACTCACGTTCAGGCGCTCTGAGGCCAGGCGTTCTGCCTGAGCTTCCTGCTGCGCTGCCAGCCCCGCCTCCGCCTCCGCATTCGCATTCGTGGAGGGGGGCGGCGCAGAAGCCTGCTCAACCTGCTCAGCCAGTTCGCGCAATTGCGCATCTCGCGCCAGCAACGCCTCATTCACCGCGCTCAA
It includes:
- a CDS encoding ProQ/FINO family protein, with the protein product MDRLEALYSALEHEADTQRQQRDGERQARAALESENARLRDALAQLEQQATSAATADADAHQRALAEAERALAAERREREQLAEQLAAARQTLQEQQAQLSAVNEALLARDAQLRELAEQVEQASAPPPSTNANAEAEAGLAAQQEAQAERLASERLNVSQPVAATQSASAADSSGAQTPQAQVPQEPEAHQPSEADQGVAPQAQQASQPEAAPSPHALLKQWYKRYPDTFFKGHTRPLKIGIHIELLENEPWDDKLVRRALAGYVHLPRYLKAVRAGTQRVDLSGQSVGAVTEDEARHARQQLDELTRQQKAREEQATDQRISHKLSELMTKHRP